A single region of the Pseudomonas sp. GGS8 genome encodes:
- a CDS encoding L-serine ammonia-lyase gives MAISVFDLFKIGIGPSSSHTVGPMRAAALFVQNLRERGLLEQVCRVEVQLYGSLSATGIGHGSDNAVIMGLMGEWPDAIDPSQIGIRIEALRETQTLLLDGRLSVPFIWSRDMRLIDENLPFHPNAMTLVAEGDHGELHRDTYYSIGGGFVVDEAQASSGVVDLDRTVLPYDFSSAVELLSLCKQHNLRVAELMMANEKVWRSEEEIRSGLMKLWRAMQDCVEQGLKHEGILPGGLNVRRRAAKLHRSLQELNKPNVIGSTLSAMEWVNLFALAVNEENAAGGRMVTAPTNGAAGIIPAVLHYFMKFSEAVTDANVVDYFLSAAAVGILCKKNASISGAEVGCQGEVGSACAMAAAGLAEILGATPEQLCNAAEIGLEHNLGLTCDPVGGLVQVPCIERNAIAAVKAINAAQMALRGDGQHFISLDRVIRTMRDTGADMHDKYKETSRGGLAVSAVEC, from the coding sequence ATGGCTATCAGCGTTTTCGACCTGTTCAAAATCGGCATCGGCCCTTCCAGTTCGCACACCGTGGGGCCTATGCGCGCCGCGGCGCTGTTCGTGCAAAATTTGCGCGAGCGGGGACTTCTGGAGCAGGTGTGTCGCGTCGAAGTTCAGCTTTATGGATCGCTCTCGGCTACCGGCATCGGCCACGGCAGCGACAACGCAGTGATCATGGGGCTGATGGGCGAGTGGCCCGACGCGATCGATCCGTCGCAAATCGGCATCCGTATAGAAGCCCTGCGTGAAACCCAAACGCTATTGCTCGACGGCCGCTTGTCGGTCCCGTTCATCTGGTCCCGGGACATGCGCCTGATCGACGAGAACCTGCCGTTCCATCCGAACGCCATGACCCTGGTTGCCGAAGGCGATCACGGCGAGCTGCATCGCGACACCTACTATTCCATCGGTGGCGGTTTTGTCGTCGATGAGGCGCAGGCTTCCAGCGGCGTGGTGGATCTGGATCGCACCGTGCTGCCTTATGACTTTTCCAGTGCCGTCGAATTGCTCAGCCTGTGCAAGCAGCACAACCTGCGCGTGGCCGAATTGATGATGGCTAACGAGAAGGTCTGGCGCAGCGAAGAGGAAATCCGCAGCGGCTTGATGAAGCTCTGGCGTGCCATGCAGGATTGTGTGGAGCAAGGCCTTAAGCACGAAGGCATCCTGCCCGGCGGCCTCAATGTGCGCCGTCGTGCGGCCAAGCTGCACCGCAGCTTGCAGGAGCTGAACAAACCCAACGTGATCGGCTCGACCTTGAGCGCGATGGAGTGGGTCAACCTGTTCGCGTTGGCGGTCAACGAAGAAAACGCTGCCGGCGGGCGCATGGTCACGGCACCGACCAATGGTGCGGCGGGGATCATTCCGGCGGTGTTGCACTACTTCATGAAATTCAGCGAGGCAGTGACCGACGCCAACGTGGTCGATTACTTCCTCAGTGCCGCGGCGGTGGGCATCTTGTGCAAGAAAAACGCCTCGATCTCCGGTGCCGAAGTCGGTTGCCAGGGGGAAGTCGGTTCGGCCTGCGCCATGGCGGCAGCCGGGTTGGCGGAGATTCTCGGTGCCACGCCGGAGCAGTTGTGCAACGCGGCGGAAATCGGTCTGGAGCACAACCTCGGTCTGACCTGCGATCCCGTGGGCGGGTTGGTGCAGGTGCCGTGCATCGAGCGCAATGCGATTGCTGCGGTGAAAGCGATCAACGCCGCGCAGATGGCCCTGCGTGGTGACGGCCAGCACTTTATCTCGCTGGACCGGGTAATCCGCACCATGCGTGATACCGGTGCCGACATGCACGACAAATATAAAGAGACGTCGCGGGGTGGGTTGGCGGTTAGCGCGGTGGAGTGCTGA